The following coding sequences lie in one Haematobia irritans isolate KBUSLIRL chromosome 3, ASM5000362v1, whole genome shotgun sequence genomic window:
- the LOC142231173 gene encoding uncharacterized protein LOC142231173, which yields MPGEDQITNTIDGEVRENIMPFRTKILAMEKQLESLMRSLTNEQLAEYDSADLSVRLEYVEQINAAFEEAQSVLEELLSVEQEYDVRMRFTSLYLDVKAKLTRRQNSIQRTQPNHRCSTMRQFSVDGVPFAENSSSMRKTRLPEIQLPKFNGAYANWPNFFSLFSTVVDSNMDLSDLEKFHHLRSSLTGVALDTIASLELNERNYSEAVKLLKNRFDNKLLHFQSHINAIFSLKAVEDSSAGGLRHLSDKLNSHLRAMMTITSKEQIADGLLIYLATIKMDRSTQIKWEEGLPVNELPSWDSMSSFLEQRCRMLENLENSCVNLDSIRQHTKKQTSKNRHVHVAAGSPSPLCAFCDSMEHFIVNCSLFGNLSPPLRFKEAKRLKLCLNCLRKGHLLRKCTAQCCRICSVKHNTLLHIDPPCSASSSAQSVEPSATSPEQPDRTQAVLASSSDAMSSSSGSVLLATAIILVKNKNGNFVPCRAILDSASQINLVANRLVKRLGMNCKRIAATISGIGDGSLEVDKSVDMRIKSRIGDFTTILSAMVVPTITDYQPSINLNALDWNMPKNINLADPAFDKAGAIDMLLGAELFFDLMSVGQIKLAANLPILQKTLFGWVVAGGSFRPRQTCTLALSYNDAEEEEKLSTIVKAFWEVESDFLNNVAISEEGVYCEKHFVNNFMRLTTGEYSVRLPKIEGDNVSSLGGSYQQALQRLNSLEKKFRRYPEIKAKYTAFMREYADLNHMSLISPQDSQVKYFLPHHCVHKLDSTSTKLRVVFDGSAKTTTGKSLNDILYAGPTIQAKLFNTLVRYRFFKVALSGDICKMYRCVRVTHPDDYLQCILWRENEVDDVKIYKLNTVTYGTKPAAFLAIRAMHQLSFDDEKIFPLGSKIVRRDFYVDDMISGGNSVEEVSEIRQQVTSLLKGGGFLIRKWMSNEPAVLEGVPSADCEQFLKFHDGTDVTKTLGLVWDPKGDDFIFVFNPIDDWKVVTKRSILSSIARLYDPLGLIGPVITKAKVFMQTLWKLNLDWDESLPQSLHSSWMEYIKNFTSLQRFTFPRYISMTSASIQIHGFCDASLVAYGACVYVRTELNGIVKSSLLCSKSRVSPLKTLTVPKLELSAACLLADLVDNVVKTVSPQCDVFCWSDSMVVLSWIRELPSNFNVFVSNRVSQIQSQETPMSWRYVPTKLNPADILSRGATPEELLNSPLWSDGPNFLSNEISTWPGNKEFLVDLPERKRNVFLATAHTDLSIQCKYHNSFSKMQRIFAYVSKFIYPKLRGSSLELTPSDLKAGTKILIRNIQMICFPDDIKALKANKAISSSSKLSSLMPIIDDFGLVRVGGRLEHSNLDFDARHPLILPKNHPITTAVVMHFHNKLLHAGAQCLLAAVRQQFWPIGGRKLVSSIISKCVRCFRMKPRLMKHVMGDLPTDRVRPNKAFHTTGVDFCGPFYYKSEVKSRPPVKSYVCIFTCFATKATHLELVQDLSTPSFLCALRRFTSLRGKPATIWSDNATNFVGAKNELNDLKQMFLRQSHLNAVHDQCLNDGIEWKFIPPRSPHFGGLWEAAVKSAKFHFYRAVGLNTLTFDELRTVVCQISAILNSRPLCPISEDPDDLDVLTPGHFLVGGPLISIPEPNMAWIDFGRLNSWQKVSEMQQNFWRKWSTSYLSLLQERSKWQTKGEEISPGCMVLVKDDNLPPLKWQIGRITEIIKGKDDVVRVVNVRTSCGIFKRAVNNLALLPIDSVEANSLQRGEDVNFKSGPVQPDCISKE from the coding sequence atgcCGGGTGAAGATCAAATCACTAATACCATTGATGGAGAAGTACGAGAAAACATAATGCCATTTCGGACAAAAATACTAGCTATGGAGAAGCAATTGGAATCGTTGATGAGGAGCCTAACGAATGAGCAATTGGCTGAATATGATAGTGCTGATTTATCTGTCCGTCTGGAATATGTGGAACAGATCAACGCCGCATTCGAGGAAGCCCAATCTGTCTTAGAAGAATTGCTCTCTGTAGAGCAGGAATATGATGTACGAATGCGGTTTACTTCTCTATACCTAGATGTCAAAGCAAAATTAACCCGAAGGCAAAATTCGATTCAGCGTACTCAACCAAACCACAGGTGTTCAACAATGCGTCAGTTTTCAGTTGATGGTGTTCCTTTTGCAGAAAATTCATCTTCTATGAGAAAGACAAGACTGCCTGAAATTCAATTGCCCAAATTTAATGGTGCATATGCAAATTGGCCCAATTTTTTCTCGTTATTTTCCACGGTTGTCGACAGCAATATGGATCTGAGTGACCTAGAGAAGTTTCATCATCTCCGTTCGAGCCTAACAGGGGTAGCTCTAGATACCATTGCATCACTGGAACTAAATGAGAGGAATTATTCTGAAGcggtaaaattattgaaaaatagaTTCGATAATAAACTGTTACATTTTCAGAGTCATATAAATGcaatattttcattgaaagcTGTGGAGGACAGCTCTGCTGGAGGATTACGTCACCTTAGCGATAAATTGAATTCACATTTGCGCGCTATGATGACCATTACCTCAAAAGAACAAATAGCTGATGGCCTTTTAATCTATCTAGCAACCATTAAGATGGATAGATCGACGCAGATCAAATGGGAGGAGGGCTTGCCTGTTAATGAGCTGCCGAGTTGGGATTCCATGTCGTCATTTTTGGAGCAGAGATGTCGCATGctggaaaatttggaaaattcctGCGTAAATTTGGATTCTATTCGCCAGCATACCAAAAAACAGACTTCCAAGAATCGCCATGTCCATGTAGCTGCCGGCTCACCATCGCCTTTGTGTGCTTTTTGTGACTCAAtggaacattttattgttaattgCTCACTATTTGGAAATCTTTCGCCCCCTCTTCGTTTTAAAGAAGCAAAGAGGCTCAAATTATGCCTCAACTGTCTTCGTAAGGGACATCTACTGCGGAAGTGTACTGCGCAGTGTTGTCGAATATGCTCAGTTAAGCATAACACTTTGCTACATATTGATCCGCCTTGCTCTGCCTCTTCATCTGCTCAATCGGTGGAGCCGTCAGCCACGTCGCCTGAACAGCCAGACAGAACCCAAGCCGTATTAGCTTCTTCGAGCGATGCCATGTCATCTtcgagtggtagtgtgttgttaGCGACAGCAATAATccttgtcaaaaataaaaatggaaactTCGTCCCATGTCGTGCAATTTTGGATTCTGCAtcccaaataaatttagttGCAAATCGTCTTGTTAAGCGCCTTGGTATGAATTGTAAACGAATTGCAGCTACAATTTCTGGTATAGGTGATGGAAGTTTGGAAGTTGACAAATCGGTTGACATGAGGATAAAATCTCGAATTGGAGATTTTACCACAATATTGTCCGCAATGGTGGTGCCCACAATCACAGATTATCAACCTAGCATAAACTTGAATGCCCTGGACTGGAATATGCCTAAAAACATTAATCTTGCTGATCCCGCGTTTGACAAGGCGGGAGCCATCGATATGCTGTTAGGCGCTGAATTGTTTTTCGATTTAATGTCTGTGGGACAAATAAAGTTAGCTGCTAACTTACCAATTTTACAGAAGACTCTATTTGGATGGGTAGTTGCTGGAGGTAGTTTTCGCCCTCGGCAAACTTGTACCCTTGCCCTTTCATATAACGATGCCGAAGAAGAAGAGAAGCTTTCGACAATTGTAAAGGCATTTTGGGAAGTCGAAAGTGATTTCTTAAACAATGTGGCCATCAGTGAGGAAGGCGTATAttgtgaaaaacattttgtcaacaatttcatGCGCCTGACTACAGGGGAGTACTCAGTTCGATTGCCTAAAATTGAAGGCGATAATGTTTCATCATTAGGAGGTTCTTACCAACAAGCCTTACAGCGGTTAAATTCATTGGAAAAGAAATTTAGGCGTTATCCAGAAATAAAGGCAAAATACACTGCTTTTATGCGTGAGTATGCTGATTTAAATCATATGTCGTTAATTTCGCCACAAGATTCCcaggtcaaatattttttaccacATCATTGCGTACATAAGCTGGACAGTACCTCTACAAAATTAAGGGTGGTTTTTGATGGGTCAGCTAAAACAACAACTGGAAAGTCATTAAATGATATTTTATACGCTGGACCCACTATTCAAGCAAAGCTGTTTAATACCCTGGTCAGATACAGATTTTTTAAGGTGGCACTGAGTGGAGATATTTGCAAGATGTATAGGTGCGTGCGTGTGACCCATCCCGACGATTATCTCCAATGCATACTTTGGCGAGAAAACGAGGTTGATGACGTCAAAATTTACAAGTTGAATACCGTCACTTATGGTACGAAACCAGCAGCATTTTTGGCCATCCGTGCAATGCACCAACTATCATTTGATGACGAAAAAATATTTCCCCTTGGCTCCAAAATTGTTCGTCGTGATTTTTATGTAGATGACATGATTTCTGGTGGTAATTCTGTTGAAGAGGTGTCTGAAATACGGCAGCAAGTGACCTCACTTCTAAAAGGAGGAGGATTCCTAATACGCAAGTGGATGTCTAATGAGCCTGCTGTTCTGGAAGGTGTTCCATCTGCAGactgtgaacaatttttgaaatttcacgATGGCACTGATGTCACAAAAACTCTTGGGCTCGTTTGGGATCCGAAAGGTGAcgattttattttcgttttcaacCCTATTGATGATTGGAAAGTGGTGACAAAGCGCTCCATATTATCGTCCATAGCTCGGCTTTATGACCCCTTGGGTTTGATTGGACCAGTTATCACAAAGGCAAAGGTTTTCATGCAAACCTTATGGAAATTGAACTTAGATTGGGATGAAAGTTTGCCACAATCATTACACTCATCATGGatggaatatataaaaaattttacttcacttCAACGGTTTACATTTCCTCGTTACATTTCGATGACGTCTGCATCAATCCAAATCCATGGATTTTGTGATGCTAGTTTAGTTGCTTATGGTGCATGCGTTTATGTTCGAACTGAGTTAAATGGCATTGTGAAATCATCATTATTGTGTTCCAAATCGAGAGTTTCGCCTTTAAAAACTTTGACTGTACCAAAGCTTGAGCTTTCAGCCGCTTGCCTTTTGGCCGATCTTgtggacaatgttgtcaaaacagtATCTCCTCAATGCGACGTGTTTTGTTGGTCAGATTCGATGGTCGTATTGTCATGGATTCGAGAGTTACCCTCAAACTTTAATGTTTTCGTATCAAATAGGGTTTCTCAGATTCAATCGCAAGAAACACCAATGTCATGGCGCTACGTTCCAACCAAACTTAATCCGGCAGACATTTTATCGCGAGGTGCAACGCCAGAGGAGCTACTCAATTCACCACTTTGGAGTGATGGTCCAAATTTCCTTTCAAATGAAATTAGTACTTGGCCTGGCAATAAGGAATTCTTGGTGGATTTGCCTGAacgtaaaagaaatgttttcctGGCTACTGCTCACACAGATTTGTCGATACAGTGTAAGTATCACAATTCATTttcgaaaatgcaacgtatatttgCTTATGTATCTAAATTTATCTACCCTAAATTGAGAGGTTCTTCGTTGGAACTAACTCCGAGTGACTTAAAAGCTggcactaaaattttaattcgaaacATTCAAATGATTTGCTTTCCCGATGACATCAAGGCATTAAAGGCGAATAAGGCGATTTCTTCATCCAGCAAGTTATCATCATTGATGCCCATAATAGATGATTTTGGATTGGTTCGAGTTGGCGGACGCCTTGAACACTCAAATCTGGACTTCGACGCGCGCCATCCCCTGATATTGCCTAAAAATCATCCCATTACAACTGCCGTGGTGATGCATTTCCACAACAAATTACTTCATGCAGGAGCCCAATGTCTACTAGCAGCTGTTCGACAGCAGTTTTGGCCCATTGGTGGACGAAAATTAGTAAGctccattatatccaaatgcgtTCGTTGCTTTAGAATGAAGCCAAGGCTCATGAAGCATGTAATGGGTGACCTTCCCACTGATCGAGTGAGGCCTAATAAAGCATTCCACACAACTGGTGTAGATTTTTGTGGTCCCTTCTATTACAAATCGGAAGTGAAAAGCCGTCCACCAGTAAAAAGCTACGTTTGCATTTTTACCTGTTTTGCGACAAAGGCAACTCATTTAGAGTTAGTTCAAGACTTATCGACGCCTTCATTTTTGTGCGCACTTCGACGATTTACTTCTCTCAGAGGCAAGCCAGCCACGATATGGTCGGATAATGCAACAAATTTCGTTGGGGCCAAAAACGAATTAAATGATTTGAAGCAAATGTTTTTGAGACAATCTCATCTAAATGCGGTTCACGATCAATGTCTCAATGATGGCATAGAATGGAAGTTCATTCCTCCCAGATCTCCACATTTCGGTGGGCTCTGGGAGGCTGCTGTTAAatcagcaaaatttcatttttacagagCTGTTGGACTTAACACCCTAACCTTCGATGAGCTAAGGACTGTGGTATGCCAAATATCGGCAATTTTAAATTCCCGTCCGCTGTGCCCAATATCGGAAGATCCAGACGATTTGGATGTATTGACACCTGGGCACTTTTTAGTTGGTGGCCCTTTGATTTCCATCCCAGAACCGAACATGGCCTGGATTGACTTCGGTCGTCTTAATAGCTGGCAAAAGGTTTCAGAGATGCAACAAAATTTCTGGCGAAAATGGAGTACAtcatacctttcacttttacaaGAACGCTCAAAGTGGCAAACCAAGGGCGAAGAAATTTCACCAGGATGTATGGTTCTTGTTAAGGATGACAATTTACCCCCATTAAAATGGCAAATAGGACGTATAACCGAAATCATAAAGGGAAAGGATGATGTCGTTCGAGTTGTAAATGTGCGAACTAGCTGTGGAATCTTTAAAAGAGCTGTCAACAACTTGGCCTTGCTTCCTATTGATTCTGTTGAAGCCAACAGCCTTCAACGGGGGGAGGATGTTAACTTCAAGTCCGGCCCTGTGCAGCCTGATTGCATTAGCAAAGAATAG